From Paenibacillus sp. V4I7, one genomic window encodes:
- a CDS encoding ABC transporter substrate-binding protein: MKIRKHYLTLRRSFPHIHEEHPLEITLEELALHLDCTHRNMVLLLKRMQQEQWLTWLPKKGRGNRSTLIFHARKEDMLLEEAKELVAKQDLHSALELLQAAEHASSLREQFQVWLSGQFGFRSEVQGQRRTDILRFPLTQTIHALDPAAIHYAGESHLVNQLFDGLVRMDAKGDQILPHLAHAWDVDDSRTLWTFYLRKGVQFHHGHEMLASDVKYSLERLGRLAPRGLYSWAYADIIDITTPNETTVCIQLSERNELFLGFLTTNRASIVPADVCEAAGGLMDKSPIGTGPFRLTGHEQGIWILEAFPAYFQGRGFLDRVEVWTLPENEQTELSAQRQPFQVMHNVRISDMEAQRWQQVRQSGMTTKFMTVNELKDGPLKNPFIREALHLALDRPYLLEQLSGDVIEAANSFFLQSQQDTDRSNQSVDAGQSMDIEQLLAAAGCQCDVLKLATIPQYEQDALLLQKMYAMSGITLEILLIPAEEFKGELRMTADLLLFAVMLDEHRELRLYDMYKSMRQHAAPDVQTMLDDSLGQLRSESDPKRRMALLEQLESQLKQRHSLLFLYRKHLKTAYHPSIRGISLDSLGWVRFRDIWFT; the protein is encoded by the coding sequence GTGAAAATACGCAAGCATTATTTGACACTTCGACGATCATTTCCCCATATCCATGAAGAACATCCACTTGAAATAACGCTAGAAGAGCTAGCGTTACATTTGGACTGTACGCACCGCAATATGGTGCTGCTTCTCAAGCGAATGCAGCAGGAGCAATGGCTCACATGGCTGCCCAAGAAAGGCCGCGGCAATCGCTCGACCCTTATTTTCCATGCGCGCAAAGAAGATATGCTTTTGGAGGAAGCTAAGGAGTTGGTCGCGAAACAGGATTTGCACTCTGCACTTGAATTACTGCAAGCAGCCGAGCATGCTTCTTCCCTGCGAGAACAATTCCAAGTTTGGTTGTCAGGGCAATTCGGCTTTCGGTCTGAAGTGCAAGGTCAGCGGAGAACGGATATTTTACGCTTCCCACTTACGCAAACGATTCACGCCTTAGACCCTGCAGCCATCCATTATGCGGGGGAATCTCATCTCGTGAATCAGCTCTTCGATGGTCTCGTTCGGATGGATGCCAAAGGAGATCAGATCCTACCGCATCTTGCACACGCGTGGGATGTTGATGATTCGCGTACCTTATGGACCTTCTATCTTCGGAAAGGTGTGCAGTTTCATCATGGCCACGAGATGCTGGCGAGCGATGTGAAATATTCACTTGAACGGCTTGGGCGCTTAGCACCGCGTGGTCTTTACAGCTGGGCTTATGCGGACATCATTGACATTACAACACCAAATGAAACAACAGTCTGCATTCAACTGTCTGAACGCAATGAATTATTTCTCGGATTCTTAACTACTAATCGCGCTTCTATTGTACCAGCAGATGTCTGCGAAGCAGCCGGAGGACTGATGGATAAGTCGCCTATTGGCACAGGACCTTTCCGATTAACTGGGCATGAACAAGGGATATGGATCTTGGAGGCATTCCCTGCGTATTTTCAAGGACGTGGATTCTTGGATCGGGTCGAAGTGTGGACGTTGCCGGAAAATGAACAGACAGAATTATCAGCTCAAAGACAGCCTTTCCAAGTCATGCACAATGTGCGAATTTCAGACATGGAGGCGCAGCGTTGGCAGCAAGTACGACAATCTGGCATGACGACGAAATTCATGACTGTGAATGAGTTGAAAGACGGACCATTAAAGAATCCATTCATTCGCGAGGCACTTCACTTAGCTTTGGATCGACCCTATTTGCTGGAACAGCTCTCAGGCGACGTGATTGAAGCGGCTAATAGCTTCTTCTTGCAATCACAACAAGATACGGATCGTTCCAATCAGTCCGTTGACGCGGGACAGTCAATGGATATCGAACAGCTGCTAGCAGCCGCCGGCTGCCAGTGTGACGTACTGAAGCTGGCGACCATCCCACAATATGAGCAAGATGCGCTCCTCTTGCAGAAAATGTACGCAATGTCCGGAATCACTTTGGAAATCCTGCTCATTCCCGCAGAGGAATTCAAGGGCGAGCTGCGCATGACGGCAGATCTTCTGCTGTTTGCCGTTATGCTAGACGAGCATCGTGAGCTGCGGCTCTACGATATGTACAAGAGCATGCGGCAGCATGCTGCGCCTGATGTGCAGACTATGCTCGATGACAGCTTAGGACAGCTGCGCTCCGAGTCCGACCCGAAACGCAGAATGGCGCTGCTTGAGCAGTTGGAATCCCAGCTCAAACAGCGCCACAGCCTGTTATTTCTATATCGAAAACATCTCAAAACCGCTTACCATCCGTCAATTCGCGGCATTTCCCTCGACTCGCTTGGATGGGTCCGATTTCGCGACATCTGGTTCACCTAG